The genomic segment TTACTCCGTACAAGAACGGGGGATATACAAATCATCCTGATATTCGCCCACGTAAACTTCTGCTGAATAGAAAAGAGATAGATAAATTAGATAAACAGATCAAAGAAAAGGGATTGGTGCTCGTCGCTACTAAAGTATATTTTAAGGATAACCGTTGGGCTAAGGTGGAGTTAGCATTAGGAAAACCTAAAAAACTCTACGATAAACGGGAAGATATGAAAAAAAGCGACGCAAAACTGGAAATCGCGAGAGCGAT from the Leptospira andrefontaineae genome contains:
- the smpB gene encoding SsrA-binding protein, which codes for MATKKEKDNSPQPLVNKKAKFNFELISFIEAGIVLSGSEVKSLREKKANLTDAFAKIKNGEVYLDSFSITPYKNGGYTNHPDIRPRKLLLNRKEIDKLDKQIKEKGLVLVATKVYFKDNRWAKVELALGKPKKLYDKREDMKKSDAKLEIARAMKTKNYS